Genomic DNA from Coffea arabica cultivar ET-39 chromosome 7e, Coffea Arabica ET-39 HiFi, whole genome shotgun sequence:
TCTGACACATTCCTATGCCAGCACCAATGTCAACAGAGGTGCTTTCAGATTAAATGAAGATTCAATGTCAAAGAACAAAATTATACCACCAAAAATGGCTCTATTCCTactcaaaaccctaaaaaagaaaaaaaaaaccagagaAGGATATTAAAAACACATAGGAAATGCCTAAACGTTACTCTATGAACAAACTCATAGGAAAACGTCTGAGTTTGTTTATAGAAGTGAAAGATTTTTCATAATAGGACATGCATAACATTGCCTCTATCAAGGACAAAATAATcaatccaaaataaataaataaataaaacaaggaCAAAGTAACTAAAAGAATTCGACTTACGGGACCGGGTAAACATTGCTTAACAGCTCGAAAGATGTCTGTAAGGCCCTGGTTATTGCCACGGGGAAATCCAGTTGTATATGTATCTATGTCGTGAAAGGAACGGCATAGAATACTAAGGGGCTGCCAAAAGCATCAGAAAAGCATTGGCAACAATTCAGAAACAAACATCTTGAAATGCAGAACATGCAGCATACTGCAATCTCAATAATATGCCGAGTCACATATGcatgcttgaaccatctagttGCACAATATTCTACAAAACCCATCAAATGTCAGTCTTTATCCTATAAGTGGTTCCAGAAGAAAGCTAAAAGAAATGATCGTTCTTACCTTTGAAGCCTCTATTTTCTTTAGTCTGCAAAAAGAttaaagaaaatcatcatttaAGAAAAGTCCCAAGGCAAAagcaaaaaagggtaaattgcaGAAAGTGGCATCACCCACCTACGAAGACGTTCAACAGCTGAGTGGCTTCTCAGGTCACAAGCCAATGCATAACTAATCATCAGAGGACCATGCATAAGAACAATAACCaattaagaaagaagaaactaGATTTAATTAGCTTAAATCTTATAGGTTTTAAAAGATGAAATGCCGTGTGGTAAATTAGATGATGTTAGGAATTTCTTTTGGGTCtgcatcacatcacaaaaataaaccaattaCATCCACCAATAAATCCTAGGCAATTAAAAGTATCTTAAGAGTGATACAGATAATCAGCAGACAACAAATTGGAAAGCTGAAGTCAATCATTGAGTAGCTAGCCTTCTAATTTGTTgaaggggttttttttttttttttttttttttggagattgttcacgaGCCACAAGCATAGTCAAGACTCAAGAAGCTAATGAAAGAAAACATGTAGAAAGGTAGAATATGCCATACACAGTGTCAGTTGGAATGACTCCAACAGCACCCTGTTTCAGAAGGTCAATCACTGGATCCAATTTCCACAAGTCTGACCCGGATGGATCGACGGCAACATAGGTCAAGCCATCCTCCTGAAAGAAGTGCAAATTATCCCTATAATATACCAGTACAGTAGCTGTAATTGTAATTTTAACAGTACATAGTAGGAGTATTAAATTTATTGGTCCGTGAGTTTAGTTTCATGCAGCTGTCTAACCCTCTTTCTGTGCCCAGAGAGTTGGTCATCACCGCACGGATGGAGATATAAATTACAAAGATCCCGGGGTGGCGTACCTTAGTAGCGAATCACATACACTTAAACACGCTGGTGTAGTCCTACTTACTACGACTGCTAATTCTAGCCCAGGACACCATTaaacccaaaaataaataaataaataaaagatcaTTAGAGATACAAAtggaaaaccttggtgaagcgAGGCGCAGAGTACTTAATCCTTTTGGGGCTTCTCTTCACAACTGCTAACGCCGTCAACTGACGTCTCCTCTGATCACTAGTCACATTCGGGAAAAACACGCGGCTGCTGGCTAGTAGCGGACTCAACGACCGCCGGAAGGAAAAGCCAGCTGCCGAGTCCCCACCACAGCTGCACACGAGTTTCGCTTCGGCCGCCATACCAAATTTTTCTCCAGAAATTTTGAAGCTCTACTCCTCTAGCCAAAGCCCATAATCTGGTATCGTGTTATGGAGTAAGACGACAAAATTGTTCTCCGGGTTCTTTCTGCAGAACCAGTAACGAGTATCGGCGTCTGTAGCTTTGACGGTGAGAGTTTTGCTTGCAACTTAAAATCTGAACCTTGGTGGACCAGAGTAGGATCCAGGACGTGTCACGGGTCACGCCCCAGCCCAGTAATCTGACATTTACtatgacaaaaaaaaggaagaaaataatagaaaagaaaatctttCTCCATCAATAATAACAATTATTAAACATATAGACTAAGGGTGAACGCTCGGGATCCACGTCGGACATGGTCATCCTCCGCGTGGCGAGATGGGATTGGCTCAATGTTGACGTGGCGCGAATTGATTAGTTGTCAATTGTGCTTGTTGCACGTGATTCTGCCTCCCCTTCCTTTGTCCTGTCTTTCGTTGCTTCCGGTTCTGTGATGTCTTTTCTTCCTTCCGCTTCATCAGCTTCCTCTCTACCCACTCCAAcctgcttcttttttttccggCCACATATTGGTGTTGTTTCCACTCcaaaatttaccttggttgcaCCTGattttttctctcctctctcaTTCGTTCATCTTTCCTTCCGCTTGTTTTTGCTACTGTGTTGCTTTCTGTCCACTTCTTTCTCCCTTTTCGGCCAGACCCTAAGGCTGTTTCAGCCAGACAATTgacttcctctttgtttcttGCTCTTCCTCTGTTGTCAGAGAGCAGGTGAGTTGCTCTTGCAAACAGCTGCCCATGTCAAATCACACCCACCTTTCTTCGATTTTTTGTCACAAATGGTCTAGGGTTACAAAATTTActgtcctctctctctctctcaagactTCTGCTGtccctctctttcttctcttcctCTCAGTAGCTTGTCTCTTTTCCagttcttcctctttttttttcctccaataaAATACTCGTGCTTCCGTTTGCTTTGGTAAATCGTTATTTGTATCAAAGAAGGGCTTGGAGTTCTTTTTTTTCAGTTCTTTCGTTCTTTAGTCTTCGATCTAACTATGTATTTTACTCATTGCTGTTTTTTATGTTTGAAGCAAGTGTTCTTTAGATGGGCGATAATACAGACGAAGGAAAGAGATCTAAGGTAATAAATCTTTTTTTTGAGCCAAGAATTTAGAACTCCGTGTTTGATATACTTACTTTTCATACTTTTATGTTTTCATTTATGGTTTTAGAGATTTGAttgataactttttttttttattattgtgaaaggaattttctcttttattcCATTCGATTCACAATTTTTCCCTCTATTGTACAGAGAGCAGATAGTGTCAACAGATGAAAGGAAGATAAAcctggttcttttattttttgaagtAAAATTGACGGGAAGGAGCAAAAAAGATTTAACTTTTTTAAGTTTGAgtttttctttagtttatttttgaatCATTTTTCTAATTCTATGCTAAACTATACCTCCAAGTTTCTACTTTCTCttcgttttttcctttttattgaaGGTTAAAGGTTTTAATGTCTTGTTTAGTTATTGGTTTTGTTGCTGCTCGTAGTCTTACTTTGACATTGCTTTCCTTTGAATATTTGTAAGTGTTTTTTGATCTCTCAGTTTTGTTATTTGTAAGTGGTTTGGTTTCATTTTGCATCATCCAAAACTTTCTAATGCTAATTTCATTCATAGTTGGTTTGCCCTTTATATTTTCCTCTTAGTGGGTTTTTCAATGCGAtgctttttttaattaattatctatttttaAACTTGGGTCTACGGAAAAAGATAAGTGAGCCAAACAAAAGTTACATATAGCCTAATGTTAATTGAAGCATATGGTAGTGGAATCCAATATAATCCAGCTCTTTATCTTCTgcttacatatacatatatatacatatatttgcGTATTATTACTTCTTCGTCTTTCACTATTGAATTTCAATACATGGTTTATTTGTCTTTTGCATTGTGTTTTATAGtgaaaaatttgtgaaaactTACTGTTTGTGTTGTCTTTGTCTATCCACTTGGAAACATTCACAGATACGTTAAGTGATCCAAGAGTACTTGAAAACTACTAATCGCATGCCCATGATAGTTTTGGTCAATTTCACTGTTCTCATGgaaaaataaattctttgaaaTCTGTCAAAATCCCTTGAACAGCATTTTTTCAAAATGGATAATCTCTTATTAAAGCTATGGTATATGTATTATGAAGGCTTTCATGGAATTGTGATAAAGTTTGAGGTAGTGATAGAAGATATGCCTCGGGCTGCGAAgtgtttggagatttttctttgAGGACGTTGATAATGGTAGATGTATTTAGTATTGAGTGATGTGGTATAGCTTTTGATAGATTGTGATTTACCTTAGTTGTGGCCTTAGAGTGGTCCATTAGTTGTGACCTTAGAATCCAGTGATTTTGTGTAGTGCATTTGAGTTGTTTGAGAAAATGTCTAAGTGAAAATTTCATCCAATTTATGGTGATCTTATAATAGAACTTAAGGCTATCTATAACTGAGTGTTACCATGCAAAATATAGTGATGTTGCCCTATAATTGGGACTGATATTTGAAGAATTGCAGATAAATTGTATTCTCTATGACTCTCTGATTGACAGTACAAAGAAATTTTTATTATGACTTTTTGCAGATCTGCATTAGCTGCATCAACAGTATCCATGTTGACCGTTGTTTAAAATGAGGAGAATTTTGAGTTTTTCAGTGACTGTTAGAGTAAAACATTTGATACATGACATTGAAAGTAGACTGGTATGATTGCAAGGCTGGTTGATTGCTGTTATTGGAATGGTATTAAAATGTAAATAGCTGTGATCTTTCATTTATCTTTCAAAAAGGGTTGGCTAAAAAGTCTCACTTTAAATTCATGTCACTATTGTG
This window encodes:
- the LOC113722889 gene encoding uncharacterized protein is translated as MAAEAKLVCSCGGDSAAGFSFRRSLSPLLASSRVFFPNVTSDQRRRQLTALAVVKRSPKRIKYSAPRFTKEDGLTYVAVDPSGSDLWKLDPVIDLLKQGAVGVIPTDTVYALACDLRSHSAVERLRRLKKIEASKPLSILCRSFHDIDTYTTGFPRGNNQGLTDIFRAVKQCLPGPYTFILTASKALPRQCTRYGTTASKYVSRKNVGVRIPDDTVCQAILEKMDAPLIATSVKSMRESEWILDPVVIADVYGPEGLDFIVDAGIRVADPSTVVDMTGSSALILRQGKGPKQPWMVSDDEDSGVKRKELTLNFV